Within the Fimbriimonadia bacterium genome, the region CAGACCCAAGTCATCGAGGGCACGCAGCAGATCTAAGGCCCCCTTTCGTAACGACACGCCATCTGCATACTCGCCTTCGATAGCCTCGAATTCTTCGAAGGCACGGCGTAGGAACTCCTCGCGGTGTGCGGTCGGTAGCCACTCCGAGACACGGTAAGAAATCGCGAGGCTGTCCAAGCCTTCTAGGGTCTCAATCGGGTATCCGACGTCATCAGCCAGGGCGATGGCCGCGGACCGAAGGCGGGGGAACTCGATGTGCGAGAGGACCAGCGTTCCGTCCAGATCGAACACCACGGTCTCGGAGCAAGCAAGCAAGGGGTGCACGGCGAAAAGAATACCCGTCGGCACAGACAACGGGCCGCCGTCCGGACGGACGGCGGCCCGTCGAGCGAAGGCCCTCTCACGGAGGGCACCAGCTTACAGCGATCACCCCACAGTCGTGTTGGCGGGGGCTTCGGCGAAGTCCAACTTCGGAGCGTTCTTGCCAGTCAGCTTGTACGCCTCGGTAGCCGTCGCGGTCAAGATGGAGCGGCTGATACCGAGATCGAACCTCGCTACCTTGCCGCCTTTCGTCAGCAGTGCAGTGGCCGGCGATTTCGTCAGACCAAACGCGCGAAACGCCTTCTTCTCGGGGTCCAGCAGCACCGGGATCTTGGCTGAGTGCTTGGCCACGAACGACTTGGCGGCGTTGGCCTTCGCATCCAACACCATGTAACGCTTGATCCCGGACCCCGCGATCTGCTCATCGAGCTTGTTGTAGTGCTTGAAGACCACATGCGTCGTGGGGCACGAATGCCCGATGAACAGAAGAAGAACCGGTCCTTGCTTAGTTAGGTCGGTGGACGACAGTGTCTTCCCGTCCATGGTGCTAACCGAGAAGGTCGGGGTCTTGTCTCCGGCCTTCGGTAGCTTGGTGGCCTGACCTATCACAAGTACGAGGGCCGCCACTGCAACGACAGCCAGTCCCAAAAATCTTATGTTCCCTCCCGTGCCTCGTTCTACCCTGCCCTCTTGCATAATAACTATATACGCGAATACTGACGCAGGGTGCAGCAAGCGCGAATCAGCTGTAGTTCCCGTATCGCCGGATGCCCTCGAAGAACGCAAGCACGTTCGCCCAGGGCACGTCGGGCTCCAAAATGTGACTGGGGGCAAGCAGCAACCCGCCGCCGCACCCCACGGTTTCCATCCGCACCCGTATCTCCTCCATCACGTCCTCGGGCGATCCGAACGGCATGGTGGTCTGCGTGCCGATGGTGCCCCAGAAGGCCAGCCGGTGCCCGTGTTCGCGTTTCATCGCTGCTGGGTCCATGCACTCCGGCTGCACCGGGTTCAGCACGTCCACACCAATGTCCGCCAACTCGCTCACGACGTCGGCGCAGTTGCCGTCCGAATGATAGAACACGATGATGTCCGGGTTTACCTCGCGTGCTGCGGCGATCACGCGCGCTAGGCGAGGCTTCAGCAGCCGTCGCCACAGGTCCACGCTAAACATCATCCCGTTCTGCCCCGAGATGTCGTCGCCCAGGCGGAGAATGTCCACCCCCGCCTCTGCATAGCGTCGAGCTTGCCGCTCGCGAACCTGCGTGACCCGCTCGAACAGCGCCTCCGCCAATTCCGGCCTGCACTGCATGTCAATCAGGCACTCCTCCAGGCCGCGGATGGCCCAAGAGGTCTCGAAGATCGTGCAACCAAGCTCGCCCATGCTTGCCAGGTCTCGAGCATGCAAGGCCGCCACATCCTCTGCCAAGTGCGACCAGAAGCGGGGTGCCTCCAAGTCGGGCAGCGGATACTCTTCGATAGCTCGGACGCTCTCGGCGTTTCGCAACGGCGCCACGTGGCGCGTGAAGTGGAACATGGAGCCGGGTACCTGCGCCTCGCCCCACCCACCTATACTGCTTCCCTCCGGGAGGCTATCGTAGTAGGCGAAATAGGTTCGCCAGCGCTCCTCGGCCGACGGCCAGCCGAAGGAGACGGAGCGCACCGGGTAAGCGAAGTACTCCTCGGGGTCGTCGGCACCTGTCTCGTTGCGGAACACCTCCATCAGTGCGGGGGTAAAGCTGCCGTAGGGAAGTTCGTACGGCACGCTGTCGGGTTCCTGGCGCTCGAGTGCGGTCAGCACCCTCTGGCGCGGTGTCATGCTGCTAGTCACGCTGGGTCATTCGTCGAATGTCCAATGCTCCCTGCCTCCAGAGGACGTATACGGGCTTCGGGCGAACCGTTCTACACATGCTGATCCGCTGGCTGTCGGTACTCGCCATCGTCCTAGGTATCGGTGGGGCGACGCTCTGCACCGCCTCCACTGGCTGGAAGGTCCTCACCCGCTCCCCCTGGAGCGGAGCGGAAGGCGGAGGGTTGGAGAGGGGGTCCGAGTCACCTTTACCTGGTTGGGAAGTGGAGGGTCAGGAGGATACAGGCTGGCAATTCCGTGGGCTTCCCGGCATTCGTGGCGACGCCGAACTGCGCATCGGCGCG harbors:
- a CDS encoding HAD family hydrolase: MSVPTGILFAVHPLLACSETVVFDLDGTLVLSHIEFPRLRSAAIALADDVGYPIETLEGLDSLAISYRVSEWLPTAHREEFLRRAFEEFEAIEGEYADGVSLRKGALDLLRALDDLGLAVGIATRNSQRVAERMVRDTGLPIQVIVGRDRVYRVKPEPEHVWAVVDALGMPRRNLCVIGDHYMDVRAGKNVGAATVGVIPVGGTAEWFSPCPPDVIVSELTELIPE
- a CDS encoding TlpA family protein disulfide reductase, with amino-acid sequence MGLAVVAVAALVLVIGQATKLPKAGDKTPTFSVSTMDGKTLSSTDLTKQGPVLLLFIGHSCPTTHVVFKHYNKLDEQIAGSGIKRYMVLDAKANAAKSFVAKHSAKIPVLLDPEKKAFRAFGLTKSPATALLTKGGKVARFDLGISRSILTATATEAYKLTGKNAPKLDFAEAPANTTVG